A window of Strix aluco isolate bStrAlu1 chromosome 2, bStrAlu1.hap1, whole genome shotgun sequence contains these coding sequences:
- the RRP8 gene encoding ribosomal RNA-processing protein 8 isoform X4 — translation MSGPGGPGPGGGKLDINRAGVAELEGALSGIGRRRARGIVRKREELKGFNSLDDLLHVKGITTRILELNSQRMTCRRRPSNEEAARGSPALQGDSKAPVPQAVAEEEEEDVSGPWEPERSGKGSPGSGPEADGSSGRGAQEPVSSTVCREQEEEEEEEEEEGSCYSEEGEDGSNVYFYYTIGERWIDYLQRTEDGGLLRHVRPKMKRKSEHGLDGRALSPGKKLCKGSEYSRTLGPCTPSPTTTFGDLRNAKAGQARRRRIPSVAPPPELQDWLRTFQRWSGPEKLLALDELIDRCEPSQIKYMMQVIEPQFQRDFISLLPKELALYVLSFLEPRDLLRAAQTCRYWRVLAEDNLLWREKCREEGIEEPLNLRKRRLLSPGFMYSPWKFAFMRQHKIDMNWRSGELKAPKVLKGHDDHVITCLQFCGNRIVSGSDDNTLKVWSAVTGECVQTLVGHTGGVWSSQMRDSVVISGSTDRTLKVWNADTGECVHTLYGHTSTVRCMHLHGNRVVSGSRDATLRLWDIETGQCLHVLMGHVAAVRCVQYDGHKVVSGAYDYTVKVWDPESESCTHTLQGHTNRVYSLQFDGTHIVSGSLDTSIRVWDVESGNCLHTLMGHQSLTSGMELRDNILVSGNADSTVKIWDIKTGQCLQTLQGPSKHQSAVTCLQFSSKFVVTSSDDGTVKLWDLKTGEFVRNLVALESGGSGGVVWRIRASNTKLVCAVGSRNGTEETKLLVLDFDVDLK, via the exons ATgtcggggccgggcgggccgggccccggcggggggaAGCTGGACATCAACCGCGCCGGCGTGGCCGAGCTGGAGGGGGCGCTCAGCGGCatcggccgccgccgcgcccgcggtATCGTGCGGAAGAGAGAG GAACTGAAGGGCTTCAACTCCCTCGATGATCTCCTCCACGTCAAAGGCATCACCACCCGCATCTTGGAGCTGAACAGCCAGCGGATGACTTGCAGGAGGAGGCCGAGCAATGAGGAAGCTGCGAGGGGGagccctgctctgcagggggacagTAAAGCTCCTGTGCCGCAG GCggtggctgaggaggaggaggaggatgtttCAGGCCCCTGGGAGCCCGAGCGCTCTGGGAAGGGGAGCCCCGGGTCAGGACCTGAGGCCGACGGCTCCAGTGGGCGAGGGGCACAGGAGCCGGTCAGCTCCACAgtctgcagggagcaggaggaggaggaggaggaagaagaggaagaggggagctgCTACagtgaggaaggggaggatggTAGCAACGTCTACTTCTATTACACCATCGGGGAGCGCTGGATAGACTACCTGCAGCGGACGGAGGACGGCGGCCTCCTCCGTCACGTTCGGCCCAAG ATGAAGAGGAAGTCGGAGCACGGCCTGGACGGCCGGGCCCTGTCCCCCGGGAAGAAGCTGTGCAAGGGCTCAGAGTACAGCAG GACGCTGGGCCCCTGCACGCCCAGTCCCACCACCACCTTCGGGGACCTGCGCAACGCCAAAGCGGGCCAGGCCCGGCGCCGCCGCATCCCCTCGGTTGCCCCCCCGCCCGAGCTGCAGGACTGGCTCCGCACCTTCCAG CGCTGGAGCGGCCCAGAGAAGCTCCTGGCTCTGGATGAGCTCATCGATCGCTGCGAGCCCTCCCAGATCAAGTACATGATGCAGGTGATTGAGCCCCAGTTCCAGAGAGACTTCATCTCCCTGCTGCCCAAGGAG CTGGCACTCTATGTCCTCTCGTTCCTGGAGCCTCGGGACCTGCTCCGTGCCGCCCAGACCTGTCGCTACTGGAGGGTCTTGGCTGAAGATAACCTGCTTTGGAGAGAGAAGTGCCGTGAGGAAG GCATCGAGGAGCCCTTGAACCTGCGGAAGCGGCGCCTGCTCAGCCCTGGCTTCATGTACAGCCCCTGGAAATTTGCCTTCATGCGGCAGCACAAAATTGACATGAACTGGCGCAGCGGGGAGCTTAAAGCCCCCAAG GTGCTGAAGGGACACGACGACCACGTCATCACCTGCCTGCAGTTCTGCGGCAACCGCATCGTCAGCGGCTCCGACGACAACACACTCAAGGTGTGGTCGGCCGTCACGGGGGAG TGCGTGCAGACGCTGGTCGGCCACACCGGGGGCGTGTGGTCGTCCCAGATGAGGGACAGCGTCGTCATCAGCGGCTCCACAGACCGGACGCTCAAAGTGTGGAACGCAGACACGGGCGAGTGTGTGCACACGCTGTACGGGCACACCTCCACCGTGCGCTGCATGCACTTGCACGGCAACAG GGTGGTGAGCGGCTCGCGGGATGCCACACTGCGCCTCTGGGACATCGAGACGGGGCAGTGCCTGCACGTGCTGATGGGGCACGTGGCGGCCGTGCGCTGCGTGCAGTACGACGGGCACAAGGTGGTGAGCGGCGCCTACGACTACACGGTGAAGGTGTGGGACCCCGAGAGCGAGAGCTGCACGCACACGCTGCAGGGACACACCAATCGCGTCTACTCCCTGCAG TTTGACGGGACGCACATCGTCAGCGGCTCTCTGGACACCTCGATTCGAGTGTGGGACGTGGAGAGCGGAAACTGTCTGCACACCCTCATGGGGCATCAGTCGCTGACCAGCGGCATGGAGTTACGGGACAACATCCTGGTCTCCGGCAACGCCGACTCCACGGTCAAGATCTGGGACATCAAGACGGGACAGTGTCTGCAGACGCTGCAGG GGCCCAGCAAGCACCAGAGCGCCGTCACCTGCCTGCAGTTCAGCTCCAAGTTCGTGGTGACCAGCTCGGATGACGGTACCGTCAAGCTCTGGGACCTCAAGACGGGCGAGTTTGTCCGCAACCTGGTGGCCCTGGAGAGTGGGGGCAGCGGGGGCGTGGTGTGGCGCATCCGCGCCTCCAACACCAAGCTGGTCTGCGCCGTGGGCAGCCGCAACGGCACGGAGGAGACCAAGCTGCTGGTTCTGGACTTCGATGTGGACCTGAAATGA
- the RRP8 gene encoding ribosomal RNA-processing protein 8 isoform X3, translated as MTCRRRPSNEEAARGSPALQGDSKAPVPQAVAEEEEEDVSGPWEPERSGKGSPGSGPEADGSSGRGAQEPVSSTVCREQEEEEEEEEEEGSCYSEEGEDGSNVYFYYTIGERWIDYLQRTEDGGLLRHVRPKMKRKSEHGLDGRALSPGKKLCKGSEYSRTLGPCTPSPTTTFGDLRNAKAGQARRRRIPSVAPPPELQDWLRTFQRWSGPEKLLALDELIDRCEPSQIKYMMQVIEPQFQRDFISLLPKELALYVLSFLEPRDLLRAAQTCRYWRVLAEDNLLWREKCREEGIEEPLNLRKRRLLSPGFMYSPWKFAFMRQHKIDMNWRSGELKAPKVLKGHDDHVITCLQFCGNRIVSGSDDNTLKVWSAVTGECVQTLVGHTGGVWSSQMRDSVVISGSTDRTLKVWNADTGECVHTLYGHTSTVRCMHLHGNRVVSGSRDATLRLWDIETGQCLHVLMGHVAAVRCVQYDGHKVVSGAYDYTVKVWDPESESCTHTLQGHTNRVYSLQFDGTHIVSGSLDTSIRVWDVESGNCLHTLMGHQSLTSGMELRDNILVSGNADSTVKIWDIKTGQCLQTLQGPSKHQSAVTCLQFSSKFVVTSSDDGTVKLWDLKTGEFVRNLVALESGGSGGVVWRIRASNTKLVCAVGSRNGTEETKLLVLDFDVDLK; from the exons ATGACTTGCAGGAGGAGGCCGAGCAATGAGGAAGCTGCGAGGGGGagccctgctctgcagggggacagTAAAGCTCCTGTGCCGCAG GCggtggctgaggaggaggaggaggatgtttCAGGCCCCTGGGAGCCCGAGCGCTCTGGGAAGGGGAGCCCCGGGTCAGGACCTGAGGCCGACGGCTCCAGTGGGCGAGGGGCACAGGAGCCGGTCAGCTCCACAgtctgcagggagcaggaggaggaggaggaggaagaagaggaagaggggagctgCTACagtgaggaaggggaggatggTAGCAACGTCTACTTCTATTACACCATCGGGGAGCGCTGGATAGACTACCTGCAGCGGACGGAGGACGGCGGCCTCCTCCGTCACGTTCGGCCCAAG ATGAAGAGGAAGTCGGAGCACGGCCTGGACGGCCGGGCCCTGTCCCCCGGGAAGAAGCTGTGCAAGGGCTCAGAGTACAGCAG GACGCTGGGCCCCTGCACGCCCAGTCCCACCACCACCTTCGGGGACCTGCGCAACGCCAAAGCGGGCCAGGCCCGGCGCCGCCGCATCCCCTCGGTTGCCCCCCCGCCCGAGCTGCAGGACTGGCTCCGCACCTTCCAG CGCTGGAGCGGCCCAGAGAAGCTCCTGGCTCTGGATGAGCTCATCGATCGCTGCGAGCCCTCCCAGATCAAGTACATGATGCAGGTGATTGAGCCCCAGTTCCAGAGAGACTTCATCTCCCTGCTGCCCAAGGAG CTGGCACTCTATGTCCTCTCGTTCCTGGAGCCTCGGGACCTGCTCCGTGCCGCCCAGACCTGTCGCTACTGGAGGGTCTTGGCTGAAGATAACCTGCTTTGGAGAGAGAAGTGCCGTGAGGAAG GCATCGAGGAGCCCTTGAACCTGCGGAAGCGGCGCCTGCTCAGCCCTGGCTTCATGTACAGCCCCTGGAAATTTGCCTTCATGCGGCAGCACAAAATTGACATGAACTGGCGCAGCGGGGAGCTTAAAGCCCCCAAG GTGCTGAAGGGACACGACGACCACGTCATCACCTGCCTGCAGTTCTGCGGCAACCGCATCGTCAGCGGCTCCGACGACAACACACTCAAGGTGTGGTCGGCCGTCACGGGGGAG TGCGTGCAGACGCTGGTCGGCCACACCGGGGGCGTGTGGTCGTCCCAGATGAGGGACAGCGTCGTCATCAGCGGCTCCACAGACCGGACGCTCAAAGTGTGGAACGCAGACACGGGCGAGTGTGTGCACACGCTGTACGGGCACACCTCCACCGTGCGCTGCATGCACTTGCACGGCAACAG GGTGGTGAGCGGCTCGCGGGATGCCACACTGCGCCTCTGGGACATCGAGACGGGGCAGTGCCTGCACGTGCTGATGGGGCACGTGGCGGCCGTGCGCTGCGTGCAGTACGACGGGCACAAGGTGGTGAGCGGCGCCTACGACTACACGGTGAAGGTGTGGGACCCCGAGAGCGAGAGCTGCACGCACACGCTGCAGGGACACACCAATCGCGTCTACTCCCTGCAG TTTGACGGGACGCACATCGTCAGCGGCTCTCTGGACACCTCGATTCGAGTGTGGGACGTGGAGAGCGGAAACTGTCTGCACACCCTCATGGGGCATCAGTCGCTGACCAGCGGCATGGAGTTACGGGACAACATCCTGGTCTCCGGCAACGCCGACTCCACGGTCAAGATCTGGGACATCAAGACGGGACAGTGTCTGCAGACGCTGCAGG GGCCCAGCAAGCACCAGAGCGCCGTCACCTGCCTGCAGTTCAGCTCCAAGTTCGTGGTGACCAGCTCGGATGACGGTACCGTCAAGCTCTGGGACCTCAAGACGGGCGAGTTTGTCCGCAACCTGGTGGCCCTGGAGAGTGGGGGCAGCGGGGGCGTGGTGTGGCGCATCCGCGCCTCCAACACCAAGCTGGTCTGCGCCGTGGGCAGCCGCAACGGCACGGAGGAGACCAAGCTGCTGGTTCTGGACTTCGATGTGGACCTGAAATGA
- the RRP8 gene encoding ribosomal RNA-processing protein 8 isoform X1, with the protein MFAEEEEWNDGAGGPARARARPGPRGAPEGPGRPGPAAAGKRRLPGDCAAEPGRDGGPARKRPGQRRQADVPGEPGAAAGEPARRRRRRQRRSGQEDERRQAEELRAGPVAPALPGREAAPSGRSAALRARMEQRLLGARFRYLNEQLYTCTSREAARLFQSDPEAFEIYHRGFAQQVGRWPEHPVNLIVRWLRRRPASLVVADFGCGDCKIASSVRNKVHSFDLVPLSPLVTVCDMAEVPLAAESVDVAVFCLALMGTNLQEILEEANRVLKPGGTLMVAEVASRFEDTRTFVNAMAQLGFKSVSKELKGFNSLDDLLHVKGITTRILELNSQRMTCRRRPSNEEAARGSPALQGDSKAPVPQAVAEEEEEDVSGPWEPERSGKGSPGSGPEADGSSGRGAQEPVSSTVCREQEEEEEEEEEEGSCYSEEGEDGSNVYFYYTIGERWIDYLQRTEDGGLLRHVRPKMKRKSEHGLDGRALSPGKKLCKGSEYSRTLGPCTPSPTTTFGDLRNAKAGQARRRRIPSVAPPPELQDWLRTFQRWSGPEKLLALDELIDRCEPSQIKYMMQVIEPQFQRDFISLLPKELALYVLSFLEPRDLLRAAQTCRYWRVLAEDNLLWREKCREEGIEEPLNLRKRRLLSPGFMYSPWKFAFMRQHKIDMNWRSGELKAPKVLKGHDDHVITCLQFCGNRIVSGSDDNTLKVWSAVTGECVQTLVGHTGGVWSSQMRDSVVISGSTDRTLKVWNADTGECVHTLYGHTSTVRCMHLHGNRVVSGSRDATLRLWDIETGQCLHVLMGHVAAVRCVQYDGHKVVSGAYDYTVKVWDPESESCTHTLQGHTNRVYSLQFDGTHIVSGSLDTSIRVWDVESGNCLHTLMGHQSLTSGMELRDNILVSGNADSTVKIWDIKTGQCLQTLQGPSKHQSAVTCLQFSSKFVVTSSDDGTVKLWDLKTGEFVRNLVALESGGSGGVVWRIRASNTKLVCAVGSRNGTEETKLLVLDFDVDLK; encoded by the exons ATGTtcgcggaggaggaggagtggaaCGACGGGGCGGGGGGTCCCGCCCGGGCCCGGGCTCGGCCGGGGCCCCGCGGCGCCCCCGAGGGCCCGGGCCGGCCG ggccccgcggcggcggggaagcGGCGGCTCCCGGGGGACTGCgcggccgagccgggccgggacGGCGGGCCCGCGCGGAAGCGGCCCGGGCAGCGGAGGCAGGCCG ACGTGCCGGGGGagccgggggcggcggccggggagcCGGCACGGCGCCGGCGGCGGAGGCAGCGGAGGAGCGGGCAGGAGGACGAGCGGCGGCAGGCGGAGGAACTCCGGGCAGGGCCGGtcgccccggcgctgcccggccgGGAAGCGGCTCCGTCGGGCCGGTCGGCGGCCCTGCGGGCGCGGATGGAGCAGCGGCTGCTGGGCGCCCGGTTCCGGTACCTCAACGAGCAGCTCTACACCTGCACCAGCCGCGAGGCCGCGCGGCTCTTCCAGAGCGACCCCGAGGCCTTCGAGATCTACCACCGCGGCTTCGCCCAGCAAGTGGGGCGCTGGCCCGAGCACCCCGTGAACCTCATCGTGCGCTGGCTGCGGCGGCG GCCGGCCTCGCTGGTGGTGGCGGATTTTGGGTGCGGCGACTGCAAGATCGCGAGCAGTGTCAGGAACAAGGTTCACTCCTTCGACCTGGTGCCCCTCAGCCCGCTGGTCACCGTCTGCGACATGGCCGAG GTGCCGTTGGCGGCCGAGTCAGTGGACGTGGCCGTGTTCTGCCTGGCACTGATGGGCACCAACCTGCAGGAGATCCTGGAAGAGGCCAACCGCGTGCTGAAGCCGGG GGGGACCCTGATGGTGGCCGAAGTGGCCAGCCGCTTCGAGGACACCCGCACCTTCGTGAACGCCATGGCTCAGCTGGGCTTCAAAAGCGTCTCCAAG GAACTGAAGGGCTTCAACTCCCTCGATGATCTCCTCCACGTCAAAGGCATCACCACCCGCATCTTGGAGCTGAACAGCCAGCGGATGACTTGCAGGAGGAGGCCGAGCAATGAGGAAGCTGCGAGGGGGagccctgctctgcagggggacagTAAAGCTCCTGTGCCGCAG GCggtggctgaggaggaggaggaggatgtttCAGGCCCCTGGGAGCCCGAGCGCTCTGGGAAGGGGAGCCCCGGGTCAGGACCTGAGGCCGACGGCTCCAGTGGGCGAGGGGCACAGGAGCCGGTCAGCTCCACAgtctgcagggagcaggaggaggaggaggaggaagaagaggaagaggggagctgCTACagtgaggaaggggaggatggTAGCAACGTCTACTTCTATTACACCATCGGGGAGCGCTGGATAGACTACCTGCAGCGGACGGAGGACGGCGGCCTCCTCCGTCACGTTCGGCCCAAG ATGAAGAGGAAGTCGGAGCACGGCCTGGACGGCCGGGCCCTGTCCCCCGGGAAGAAGCTGTGCAAGGGCTCAGAGTACAGCAG GACGCTGGGCCCCTGCACGCCCAGTCCCACCACCACCTTCGGGGACCTGCGCAACGCCAAAGCGGGCCAGGCCCGGCGCCGCCGCATCCCCTCGGTTGCCCCCCCGCCCGAGCTGCAGGACTGGCTCCGCACCTTCCAG CGCTGGAGCGGCCCAGAGAAGCTCCTGGCTCTGGATGAGCTCATCGATCGCTGCGAGCCCTCCCAGATCAAGTACATGATGCAGGTGATTGAGCCCCAGTTCCAGAGAGACTTCATCTCCCTGCTGCCCAAGGAG CTGGCACTCTATGTCCTCTCGTTCCTGGAGCCTCGGGACCTGCTCCGTGCCGCCCAGACCTGTCGCTACTGGAGGGTCTTGGCTGAAGATAACCTGCTTTGGAGAGAGAAGTGCCGTGAGGAAG GCATCGAGGAGCCCTTGAACCTGCGGAAGCGGCGCCTGCTCAGCCCTGGCTTCATGTACAGCCCCTGGAAATTTGCCTTCATGCGGCAGCACAAAATTGACATGAACTGGCGCAGCGGGGAGCTTAAAGCCCCCAAG GTGCTGAAGGGACACGACGACCACGTCATCACCTGCCTGCAGTTCTGCGGCAACCGCATCGTCAGCGGCTCCGACGACAACACACTCAAGGTGTGGTCGGCCGTCACGGGGGAG TGCGTGCAGACGCTGGTCGGCCACACCGGGGGCGTGTGGTCGTCCCAGATGAGGGACAGCGTCGTCATCAGCGGCTCCACAGACCGGACGCTCAAAGTGTGGAACGCAGACACGGGCGAGTGTGTGCACACGCTGTACGGGCACACCTCCACCGTGCGCTGCATGCACTTGCACGGCAACAG GGTGGTGAGCGGCTCGCGGGATGCCACACTGCGCCTCTGGGACATCGAGACGGGGCAGTGCCTGCACGTGCTGATGGGGCACGTGGCGGCCGTGCGCTGCGTGCAGTACGACGGGCACAAGGTGGTGAGCGGCGCCTACGACTACACGGTGAAGGTGTGGGACCCCGAGAGCGAGAGCTGCACGCACACGCTGCAGGGACACACCAATCGCGTCTACTCCCTGCAG TTTGACGGGACGCACATCGTCAGCGGCTCTCTGGACACCTCGATTCGAGTGTGGGACGTGGAGAGCGGAAACTGTCTGCACACCCTCATGGGGCATCAGTCGCTGACCAGCGGCATGGAGTTACGGGACAACATCCTGGTCTCCGGCAACGCCGACTCCACGGTCAAGATCTGGGACATCAAGACGGGACAGTGTCTGCAGACGCTGCAGG GGCCCAGCAAGCACCAGAGCGCCGTCACCTGCCTGCAGTTCAGCTCCAAGTTCGTGGTGACCAGCTCGGATGACGGTACCGTCAAGCTCTGGGACCTCAAGACGGGCGAGTTTGTCCGCAACCTGGTGGCCCTGGAGAGTGGGGGCAGCGGGGGCGTGGTGTGGCGCATCCGCGCCTCCAACACCAAGCTGGTCTGCGCCGTGGGCAGCCGCAACGGCACGGAGGAGACCAAGCTGCTGGTTCTGGACTTCGATGTGGACCTGAAATGA
- the RRP8 gene encoding ribosomal RNA-processing protein 8 isoform X2 — translation MFAEEEEWNDGAGGPARARARPGPRGAPEGPGRPGPAAAGKRRLPGDCAAEPGRDGGPARKRPGQRRQADVPGEPGAAAGEPARRRRRRQRRSGQEDERRQAEELRAGPVAPALPGREAAPSGRSAALRARMEQRLLGARFRYLNEQLYTCTSREAARLFQSDPEAFEIYHRGFAQQVGRWPEHPVNLIVRWLRRRPASLVVADFGCGDCKIASSVRNKVHSFDLVPLSPLVTVCDMAEEILEEANRVLKPGGTLMVAEVASRFEDTRTFVNAMAQLGFKSVSKELKGFNSLDDLLHVKGITTRILELNSQRMTCRRRPSNEEAARGSPALQGDSKAPVPQAVAEEEEEDVSGPWEPERSGKGSPGSGPEADGSSGRGAQEPVSSTVCREQEEEEEEEEEEGSCYSEEGEDGSNVYFYYTIGERWIDYLQRTEDGGLLRHVRPKMKRKSEHGLDGRALSPGKKLCKGSEYSRTLGPCTPSPTTTFGDLRNAKAGQARRRRIPSVAPPPELQDWLRTFQRWSGPEKLLALDELIDRCEPSQIKYMMQVIEPQFQRDFISLLPKELALYVLSFLEPRDLLRAAQTCRYWRVLAEDNLLWREKCREEGIEEPLNLRKRRLLSPGFMYSPWKFAFMRQHKIDMNWRSGELKAPKVLKGHDDHVITCLQFCGNRIVSGSDDNTLKVWSAVTGECVQTLVGHTGGVWSSQMRDSVVISGSTDRTLKVWNADTGECVHTLYGHTSTVRCMHLHGNRVVSGSRDATLRLWDIETGQCLHVLMGHVAAVRCVQYDGHKVVSGAYDYTVKVWDPESESCTHTLQGHTNRVYSLQFDGTHIVSGSLDTSIRVWDVESGNCLHTLMGHQSLTSGMELRDNILVSGNADSTVKIWDIKTGQCLQTLQGPSKHQSAVTCLQFSSKFVVTSSDDGTVKLWDLKTGEFVRNLVALESGGSGGVVWRIRASNTKLVCAVGSRNGTEETKLLVLDFDVDLK, via the exons ATGTtcgcggaggaggaggagtggaaCGACGGGGCGGGGGGTCCCGCCCGGGCCCGGGCTCGGCCGGGGCCCCGCGGCGCCCCCGAGGGCCCGGGCCGGCCG ggccccgcggcggcggggaagcGGCGGCTCCCGGGGGACTGCgcggccgagccgggccgggacGGCGGGCCCGCGCGGAAGCGGCCCGGGCAGCGGAGGCAGGCCG ACGTGCCGGGGGagccgggggcggcggccggggagcCGGCACGGCGCCGGCGGCGGAGGCAGCGGAGGAGCGGGCAGGAGGACGAGCGGCGGCAGGCGGAGGAACTCCGGGCAGGGCCGGtcgccccggcgctgcccggccgGGAAGCGGCTCCGTCGGGCCGGTCGGCGGCCCTGCGGGCGCGGATGGAGCAGCGGCTGCTGGGCGCCCGGTTCCGGTACCTCAACGAGCAGCTCTACACCTGCACCAGCCGCGAGGCCGCGCGGCTCTTCCAGAGCGACCCCGAGGCCTTCGAGATCTACCACCGCGGCTTCGCCCAGCAAGTGGGGCGCTGGCCCGAGCACCCCGTGAACCTCATCGTGCGCTGGCTGCGGCGGCG GCCGGCCTCGCTGGTGGTGGCGGATTTTGGGTGCGGCGACTGCAAGATCGCGAGCAGTGTCAGGAACAAGGTTCACTCCTTCGACCTGGTGCCCCTCAGCCCGCTGGTCACCGTCTGCGACATGGCCGAG GAGATCCTGGAAGAGGCCAACCGCGTGCTGAAGCCGGG GGGGACCCTGATGGTGGCCGAAGTGGCCAGCCGCTTCGAGGACACCCGCACCTTCGTGAACGCCATGGCTCAGCTGGGCTTCAAAAGCGTCTCCAAG GAACTGAAGGGCTTCAACTCCCTCGATGATCTCCTCCACGTCAAAGGCATCACCACCCGCATCTTGGAGCTGAACAGCCAGCGGATGACTTGCAGGAGGAGGCCGAGCAATGAGGAAGCTGCGAGGGGGagccctgctctgcagggggacagTAAAGCTCCTGTGCCGCAG GCggtggctgaggaggaggaggaggatgtttCAGGCCCCTGGGAGCCCGAGCGCTCTGGGAAGGGGAGCCCCGGGTCAGGACCTGAGGCCGACGGCTCCAGTGGGCGAGGGGCACAGGAGCCGGTCAGCTCCACAgtctgcagggagcaggaggaggaggaggaggaagaagaggaagaggggagctgCTACagtgaggaaggggaggatggTAGCAACGTCTACTTCTATTACACCATCGGGGAGCGCTGGATAGACTACCTGCAGCGGACGGAGGACGGCGGCCTCCTCCGTCACGTTCGGCCCAAG ATGAAGAGGAAGTCGGAGCACGGCCTGGACGGCCGGGCCCTGTCCCCCGGGAAGAAGCTGTGCAAGGGCTCAGAGTACAGCAG GACGCTGGGCCCCTGCACGCCCAGTCCCACCACCACCTTCGGGGACCTGCGCAACGCCAAAGCGGGCCAGGCCCGGCGCCGCCGCATCCCCTCGGTTGCCCCCCCGCCCGAGCTGCAGGACTGGCTCCGCACCTTCCAG CGCTGGAGCGGCCCAGAGAAGCTCCTGGCTCTGGATGAGCTCATCGATCGCTGCGAGCCCTCCCAGATCAAGTACATGATGCAGGTGATTGAGCCCCAGTTCCAGAGAGACTTCATCTCCCTGCTGCCCAAGGAG CTGGCACTCTATGTCCTCTCGTTCCTGGAGCCTCGGGACCTGCTCCGTGCCGCCCAGACCTGTCGCTACTGGAGGGTCTTGGCTGAAGATAACCTGCTTTGGAGAGAGAAGTGCCGTGAGGAAG GCATCGAGGAGCCCTTGAACCTGCGGAAGCGGCGCCTGCTCAGCCCTGGCTTCATGTACAGCCCCTGGAAATTTGCCTTCATGCGGCAGCACAAAATTGACATGAACTGGCGCAGCGGGGAGCTTAAAGCCCCCAAG GTGCTGAAGGGACACGACGACCACGTCATCACCTGCCTGCAGTTCTGCGGCAACCGCATCGTCAGCGGCTCCGACGACAACACACTCAAGGTGTGGTCGGCCGTCACGGGGGAG TGCGTGCAGACGCTGGTCGGCCACACCGGGGGCGTGTGGTCGTCCCAGATGAGGGACAGCGTCGTCATCAGCGGCTCCACAGACCGGACGCTCAAAGTGTGGAACGCAGACACGGGCGAGTGTGTGCACACGCTGTACGGGCACACCTCCACCGTGCGCTGCATGCACTTGCACGGCAACAG GGTGGTGAGCGGCTCGCGGGATGCCACACTGCGCCTCTGGGACATCGAGACGGGGCAGTGCCTGCACGTGCTGATGGGGCACGTGGCGGCCGTGCGCTGCGTGCAGTACGACGGGCACAAGGTGGTGAGCGGCGCCTACGACTACACGGTGAAGGTGTGGGACCCCGAGAGCGAGAGCTGCACGCACACGCTGCAGGGACACACCAATCGCGTCTACTCCCTGCAG TTTGACGGGACGCACATCGTCAGCGGCTCTCTGGACACCTCGATTCGAGTGTGGGACGTGGAGAGCGGAAACTGTCTGCACACCCTCATGGGGCATCAGTCGCTGACCAGCGGCATGGAGTTACGGGACAACATCCTGGTCTCCGGCAACGCCGACTCCACGGTCAAGATCTGGGACATCAAGACGGGACAGTGTCTGCAGACGCTGCAGG GGCCCAGCAAGCACCAGAGCGCCGTCACCTGCCTGCAGTTCAGCTCCAAGTTCGTGGTGACCAGCTCGGATGACGGTACCGTCAAGCTCTGGGACCTCAAGACGGGCGAGTTTGTCCGCAACCTGGTGGCCCTGGAGAGTGGGGGCAGCGGGGGCGTGGTGTGGCGCATCCGCGCCTCCAACACCAAGCTGGTCTGCGCCGTGGGCAGCCGCAACGGCACGGAGGAGACCAAGCTGCTGGTTCTGGACTTCGATGTGGACCTGAAATGA